Proteins encoded together in one Dasypus novemcinctus isolate mDasNov1 chromosome 9, mDasNov1.1.hap2, whole genome shotgun sequence window:
- the CYP4A11 gene encoding cytochrome P450 4A11 isoform X2: protein MRVSVLSCTRFLGSIYGLLQVVALLSLVLLLLKAVQFYLHRRWLLKAVQQFPSPPSHWLFGHKQQFQKDQELQQTLKWAEEFPCAHPRWLWGSRVTILVYDPDYMKVILGRPDPKPDISYRNIAPWLGYGLLLLNGQKWFQHRRLLTPAFHSDILKPYVGIMADSVRVMLDKWEKLIIQNSYLEIFEHISLMTLDTIMKCAFSHEGSIQVERKYHNYIQAVGDLSNLSFSRGRNLFYQNDVIYWLTPEGHWYQRACQLAHQHTDRVTKQRKARLQEEGELEKIRKKRHLDFLDMLLFAKMENGSSLSDKDLRAEVDTFMFAGHDTTASGFAWILYALATHPQHQQRCREEIQSLLGDETSITWDHLNKLPYTTMCIKEALRIYPPVPNIGKQLSKPITFPDGRSLPKGLQLKTPASNSKSNSNIKIFNSLFLSYLLSVSFHPPRGRNSTHY from the exons ATGAGGGTCTCTGTGCTGAGCTGCACCAGATTCCTGGGCAGTATCTATGGGCTCCTCCAAGTGGTCGCCCTGCTTAGCCTGGTTCTGTTATTGCTCAAGGCAGTCCAGTTCTACTTGCACAGGCGATGGCTACTCAAAGCTGTCCAGCAGTTCCCGTCACCTCCCTCCCACTGGCTCTTTGGACACAAGCAACAG TTCCAAAAGGACCAGGAACTGCAACAGACTTTGAAATGGGCAGAAGAATTCCCATGTGCCCATCCGCGCTGGCTGTGGGGAAGTAGGGTCACGATCCTAGTCTACGACCCTGACTACATGAAGGTGATTTTGGGGAGACCAG ACCCGAAGCCTGACATTAGCTACAGGAACATTGCTCCCTGGCTTG GCTATGGCTTGCTCCTGTTGAACGGGCAGAAGTGGTTCCAGCACCGGCGGCTGCTGACTCCAGCCTTCCACTCTGATATCCTGAAGCCCTACGTGGGAATCATGGCTGACTCTGTCCGAGTGATGCTG GACAAATGGGAGAAGCTCATCATACAGAACTCGTATCTGGAGATCTTCGAACACATTTCCTTGATGACCCTGGACACCATCATGAAGTGTGCCTTCAGTCATGAGGGCAGCATCCAGGTGGAAAG GAAGTACCACAACTACATCCAGGCTGTTGGGGACCTGAGCAACCTGTCTTTTAGCCGTGGGAGGAATCTCTTCTACCAGAATGATGTTATCTACTGGCTGACCCCTGAGGGCCACTGGTATCAACGTGCCTGCCAGTTGGCCCATCAGCACACAG ACCGAGTGACCAAGCAGAGGAAGGCTCGCCTGCAGGAGGAGGGTGAGCTGGaaaagatcaggaagaagaggcACTTGGACTTCTTGGACATGCTCCTCTTTGCCAAA ATGGAAAATGGAAGCAGCTTGTCTGACAAGGATCTTCGTGCTGAAGTGGACACATTCATGTTTGCGGGCCACGACACCACAGCCAGTGGTTTCGCCTGGATCCTCTATGCCTTGGCCACCCACCCCCAGCATCAGCAGAGGTGCCGGGAGGAGATCCAGAGCCTTCTGGGGGATGAaacctccatcacatg GGACCACCTGAACAAGTTGCCCTATACCACCATGTGCATCAAGGAGGCGCTGCGAATCTACCCACCAGTGCCAAACATTGGCAAACAACTCAGCAAGCCCATCACCTTCCCTGATGGACGCTCTTTACCCAAAG ggctccagctcaagactccagcatcaaactccaaatcaaactccaacatcaaaatcttcaactctctttttttgtcatatcttttatctgtgagtttccacccaccaaggggcaggaactcaacacactactga
- the CYP4A11 gene encoding cytochrome P450 4A11 isoform X1 has protein sequence MRVSVLSCTRFLGSIYGLLQVVALLSLVLLLLKAVQFYLHRRWLLKAVQQFPSPPSHWLFGHKQQFQKDQELQQTLKWAEEFPCAHPRWLWGSRVTILVYDPDYMKVILGRPDPKPDISYRNIAPWLGYGLLLLNGQKWFQHRRLLTPAFHSDILKPYVGIMADSVRVMLDKWEKLIIQNSYLEIFEHISLMTLDTIMKCAFSHEGSIQVERKYHNYIQAVGDLSNLSFSRGRNLFYQNDVIYWLTPEGHWYQRACQLAHQHTDRVTKQRKARLQEEGELEKIRKKRHLDFLDMLLFAKMENGSSLSDKDLRAEVDTFMFAGHDTTASGFAWILYALATHPQHQQRCREEIQSLLGDETSITWDHLNKLPYTTMCIKEALRIYPPVPNIGKQLSKPITFPDGRSLPKGILLKLSIYTLHHNPKVWPNPEVFDPFRFAPGADRHSHAFLPFSGGSRNCIGKQFAMQELKVAVALTLLRFELTPDPNRVPVPITRLILKSKNGIHLHLKKLL, from the exons ATGAGGGTCTCTGTGCTGAGCTGCACCAGATTCCTGGGCAGTATCTATGGGCTCCTCCAAGTGGTCGCCCTGCTTAGCCTGGTTCTGTTATTGCTCAAGGCAGTCCAGTTCTACTTGCACAGGCGATGGCTACTCAAAGCTGTCCAGCAGTTCCCGTCACCTCCCTCCCACTGGCTCTTTGGACACAAGCAACAG TTCCAAAAGGACCAGGAACTGCAACAGACTTTGAAATGGGCAGAAGAATTCCCATGTGCCCATCCGCGCTGGCTGTGGGGAAGTAGGGTCACGATCCTAGTCTACGACCCTGACTACATGAAGGTGATTTTGGGGAGACCAG ACCCGAAGCCTGACATTAGCTACAGGAACATTGCTCCCTGGCTTG GCTATGGCTTGCTCCTGTTGAACGGGCAGAAGTGGTTCCAGCACCGGCGGCTGCTGACTCCAGCCTTCCACTCTGATATCCTGAAGCCCTACGTGGGAATCATGGCTGACTCTGTCCGAGTGATGCTG GACAAATGGGAGAAGCTCATCATACAGAACTCGTATCTGGAGATCTTCGAACACATTTCCTTGATGACCCTGGACACCATCATGAAGTGTGCCTTCAGTCATGAGGGCAGCATCCAGGTGGAAAG GAAGTACCACAACTACATCCAGGCTGTTGGGGACCTGAGCAACCTGTCTTTTAGCCGTGGGAGGAATCTCTTCTACCAGAATGATGTTATCTACTGGCTGACCCCTGAGGGCCACTGGTATCAACGTGCCTGCCAGTTGGCCCATCAGCACACAG ACCGAGTGACCAAGCAGAGGAAGGCTCGCCTGCAGGAGGAGGGTGAGCTGGaaaagatcaggaagaagaggcACTTGGACTTCTTGGACATGCTCCTCTTTGCCAAA ATGGAAAATGGAAGCAGCTTGTCTGACAAGGATCTTCGTGCTGAAGTGGACACATTCATGTTTGCGGGCCACGACACCACAGCCAGTGGTTTCGCCTGGATCCTCTATGCCTTGGCCACCCACCCCCAGCATCAGCAGAGGTGCCGGGAGGAGATCCAGAGCCTTCTGGGGGATGAaacctccatcacatg GGACCACCTGAACAAGTTGCCCTATACCACCATGTGCATCAAGGAGGCGCTGCGAATCTACCCACCAGTGCCAAACATTGGCAAACAACTCAGCAAGCCCATCACCTTCCCTGATGGACGCTCTTTACCCAAAG GAATCTTACTTAAGTTGTCCATTTACACCCTTCACCACAACCCCAAGGTGTGGCCGAACCCAGAG GTATTTGATCCTTTCCGGTTTGCACCTGGTGCTGATCGACACAGCCATGCTTTCCTGCCCTTCTCAGGAGGATCAAG GAATTGCATTGGGAAGCAGTTTGCCATGCAAGAGCTGAAGGTGGCTGTGGCCCTCACCCTGCTCCGCTTTGAGCTGACGCCAGACCCCAACAGGGTCCCTGTTCCCATAACAAGACTTATCTTGAAGTCCAAGAATGGGATCCACCTGCATCTGAAGAAGCTCCTCTAA